The following nucleotide sequence is from Halogeometricum borinquense DSM 11551.
CGTCCTGAACGAGGACCACCGCGAGATACTCGAATCCTACGAGAACCCGTACGCTGAAGTGGACTACAAACCGCCCGAAGCGTACGACAAAGACCCCGGCACCTACGTCGAACAGATGCGTGCGATGTCCGTCGGCGGCGTCCACCTTCACTCGATGACGCCCGAGGAGGCCTACCACGCACGGCGCGGCACCGACTGGTCTTACGAGGAGGTGTACCGCGAACTGAAAGATGCCGGTCTGGACTCTGCGCCCGGTACGGCCGCCGAAATTCTCGTCCCCGAGGTGCGCGAAGTCATCTGTCCGGGCAAGATTTCTACTGCGGAGTGGGTCGAGGGAATGGAGGGCGCTATCGCCGCCGGACTCGATGTGACAGCGACCATCATGTACGGCCACGTCGAGAACGCCGCTCACCGCGTCATGCATCTGAAAGTGATTCGTGATCTGCAAGACCGCACCGACGGCATCACGGAGTTCGTCCCGCTCTCGTTCGTCTATCAGAACACTCCGCTGTACGAACGCGGACTCGTCACTGAGGGGGCCGCCGACGCTGAAGACGAACTGATGATTGCCGTCTCGCGTCTGTTCCTCGATAACATCGATAATATCCAGTCCTCGTGGGTGAAGTTCGGGAACGCGAAATCGCTGAAACTCCTCAACTGCGGCGCGAACGACTTCATGGGAACCATCCTCTCAGAGGAGATTACGAAGCGTGCGGGCGGCGGCTACGGCGAGTACCGGTCGTTCGACGACTACGTGGAGATGATTTCGGCTATCGGCCGTCCGGCAGTCGAACGCTCGACGGACTACCGGCAACGCCGCCGGATCGCCCCCGACGACGCCCCGCACGGCCCGATGCTCGGCCCGCGTGCCGACGGCACGCCGATGCTCGCGGGATGCGAGAGCGACGGCGGCGAACCCGCACCCGCCGACGACTGATTCCTGACTGTTCCGGGGTCAACCGTCGAGACGCGCCGGTGGGGCGCAGTCTGAAGTGGGTTCCGCCCCTCATTGTCCCCGATGATGGTGACGACGCACGCGGCCGCCGCACTCCTCTTTTTTGCCACACCCGTGGCACTCTTCGCTCCCGAGTTCACTGCGGCGGCGATTATCGGCGCACTGCTCGGCGGTATCGTCCCCGACGTGGATCTGTTCGTCGGTACACACCGCAAGTCGCTTCACTTCCCCGTGTACGCCTCACTGGCGGGCGTCGGCGCTGGTATCGTCGCTCTCGTGGCACCTTCGACCGCCAGCGTCGCGGCCGCGGCGTTCCTTCTCGGAGCGGGTCTGCACGCCGCATCCGACTGGTTCGGCGGGAGCGACGAACTCCGCCCGTGGGAACGGACCTCTCGCCGCGCAGTGTATCTTCATCCGCGGCGACGATGGCTCAGACCGCGTCACATCATCCGCTACGACGGCGCACCCGAGGATTTCTTCCTCACTGTCGTTCTCGCAATCCCCGTCGCGTACGCTGTTCCCTCGGTCCGTCTCGTCGTCGCTGCTGGACTCGTTGTTGGGGCCGTGTACACGCTGTTCCGTCGGCGCGTCCCCGACGTATTCGGTGTCTAACCAGCTCCCCGAGCGCGCAAGACATATACCTCTCCGTCGAACAGTACTGTCGGATGACGAACTCGCAGAGGCATCACACGCAAGGCGAGGTGCGGGCGCGATGATGGCCCCAACACACGTCGCGGCCGGAATAGCACTCGCCGTGCCAATCGCCTTTCTTGTGCCGGAGCTCGCGCCGCTCGTCGTCGCCGCCGCTGTCGCTGGAAGCGTTTTCCCCGACTTCGATATGGTGGCGGGCGAGCACCGACGCACGCTCCACGCTGTCGAAGCGTACGCTGTCCTCACAGCTCTCGTCACCTTCGCTGCTATCGTCGCACCCTCGCCGCCCGTTATCGCCGCTGCAGTGTTCTTCGCCGCGGCCGCAGTCCACCCGCTTTTGGACCTCGCGGGTGGGAGTTCAGAGGCGCGGCCGTGGGAGGCGGCGACCGACCGCGGTGTCTATCTCCGGTCCCGCGAGTCGTGGGTCGCACCGAAGCGCTGGGTCCGCTACGACGGCGCGCCTGAGGACTTGGCGCTCGCCGCCGTCCTCGTCACGCCCGGATTCGTCGTCTTCGGGACGAGTGTCCGCATATTCGCCGTCGGGACACTCATCGTCGGCCTCGGATACACGTTCTACAGAAAGCGGATTCCGCAACTGTCGGGTCGGGTGAATCTGCCCGTTCCACCGGTATTGACTGTCGTCGCCGCGCTGTTCTCGCTGTTCCGGCGGTGAGACCTCACGACCGCGTTCCGATGACGGCGTAGTGGTACGGCGGTACGTCTCGTTGTTCGACCGACCCGAACACCTTCCTCAGAACGTCACGTGTCTCCTCGGCTGCCATTCGAAGTGACTCGGGTGGGCCTCGCGGTTCGTTGGCGACGGTGGTCTCAGATTTGGGCATGTCGTGCCAGTTTACGACGACGAACTGGCCGTCCGGTCGGAGCAATTCACGCGCCTGTCGTGCGAACTCGACCTGTTTTTCGACTCCGTGGAACGTGTTTGCGACCAAGACGGTATCTACAGGTTCGGGCAGTAGCTCCGGGAGATTCCGGGCATCGCCATGGATGCAGTCGATGTTCTGACACTGTCGCTCGGCGGCGGCTTCCGCGAGTTCCCCAAGGAGTTCGTCGTTGATGTCGATAGCGTACACCGGCTCGCCGTCTACCAGTTCGGCGAGCGGGAGTGTGAAATACCCGTTCCCAGATCCGACATCCGCGACGGACTGCCCCGAGTCGATGCCGACCGTCTTGAGCACCGCTTTCGGTTCGGGCCAAAGCGCCTCCCACCAGTCCCAATCCGGTTGTCGCGTGTTCTGAAACACGCTCGAAATTCGTCGAACCGCGCCATAATTTGCTCGGTGCTGTGCACTCAGTCCGCCGATCCGACCGTGAGTGGTCCGTCACGTCTGGCGACGCCACGGTAGCGTTTGCCGTGAACGTTGTCGGCGTCGATCGCCGCACGGACGCGGTCTGAAAGCCACTCGCGGTCGGTCTCTACGCCGTCGAAGTCGTCGCGGCGGTAGCGTTCGGGAAGGTACCGTTCGTACACCGGGAGTCGTTCGTACAGCGGGACGTCACCTTTGTCGGCAATGTCGCGGAGTTCTTGCAGCGCGGGCCACTTGTAGTCGGGATTAACGTAGTCGTCGGTGACGGGTGAGACGCCGCCTAAGTCGTCCACGCCGCAGTCGAGCAGTTCTCGCGTCGGTGAGAGATTGGGAGGCACCTGTACGGACACCTCGTCGGGAAGAGCGACGCGAGCCATGGCGACGGCGCGCCGCATGGTCTCGACTGACGGCTGGTCGAAACTCGACCGCTCGTTCGGGACGACGTTCTGGATGATGACCTCTTGGATGTGGTCGTAACGCTCGTGCAGTTCGCGGATTGCGAGCAGACTCTCTGCACGGTCGCGCCACGTTTCGCCGATGCCGATCAACAGGCCGGTCGTGAACGGGACGCCGACCTTGCCCGCCGCGCGGATGGTGTTGAGCCGCTGCCCCGGCGTTTTCCGTCGGCCGCCCGAGTGCGCTCGCACGTCGGCTGTCGTCTCCAGCATGACGCCCATCGATGCGTTAACGGGTGCGAGACGTTCGAACGCCGATTCGGTCAAATCGCCGGGGTTCGAGTGTGCGAGCAGACCTTCTTCCATCGCCATCTCACAGCAATCCCGGAGATACGCGAGGATGTCGTCGTATCCCCACTCCGATAACTGCTCGTGTATCGCCGTGTAGCGGTCGTCCGGTTCGTCACCGAAAGTGAACAACGCTTCCGTACACCCGGCGTCAGCACCGACGCGAAGCGTCTCGCGTACGTCCTCGGGCGACATGAGCGTCGCCTCACCCGGCACATCGTAGTACGTGCAGTAGGTGCAGGTGTACCGGCAGGCGGTCGTCAGCGGGAGGAAGACGTTTCGAGAGAACGTGAGTTCCGACGCCGGGCTCACGTCGTCAGGTGTGACCGCGAGCAGTCGCTCGACGGCATCGTCGTCAGGCGTGATGCGAACGTCGTACTCGTCGGCCGCAGGGAACACGAGTACCGGGTGCGTCTCGGAAGTACAAAAGCGTGTCACTCGCGGGTATTCGTCTTGCTGCCGCTGCCCCCTGTGTTCCACTCGTACCGCTCTCCTGCCCCACTCGTACCGCTCTCCTGCCCCACTCGTACCGCTCTCCTGCCCAACTCACGCGGCTCTCGCACCCCATTCGTACCGCTCTCGTCCCCCACTCGCGCCGCTCTAAGTATAACGAACGTCGCGGGGAGCATCCCCGCGACTGAGACGCCGTTGACGCCGCGTTTTGGGAGCGGGTACGACGTTGTTCGTCGGTGGTGACTACTCACCGAGCCAGAGTCGTTACGCGACGCGCGTTTTCGTGCGGTACGGATACCCGGCACACCCAGCGCATCGCGCACCAAACGCGTTGGCTGGTGGTACACATAGATCTACTGGCCAACTATGAGTATCGTGACAGTTTATAGTTCCATTAGTCTGTGTGGAACCGACTCGATTGACTCTTAGTCACTACGGGTGACGCCGACTCGACCGTCGGTCACCTCGAGTTCGAAGCCTGCGTCCTCCAACCACGTCCGCGCGTTACCCGCTCCGTGGAGAAGCACCTCAGCGAGGTCCGCAGGTTCGTCCACATCGGTTGCCAACCGCATCGAATCGATGACGGTCACCGAAAGTCCGGCATCGTCGGCAATCGCTTGATGGTCTCGGTAGGACGCGCCGTGATAATCGACGCGGAAGTCGGGATGGCGAACGACGAGCGCATTCGTCCCGCCGCCGCGTCCGGGTGCGATGACCACCTCGCCCTCGCTCTCGAACAGTCGCCTGAGTGCGTCTGGCGTCACCAGTGCGAGGTCGGCCATGACGACGCTCACGTCGGATGTCGCATCGTCGAGTACCGCGTTGACAGCGGGCGTGAGCGCCCTATCGTCTCCGATGACCGGCGCGTCAACGTCGTCGATGTCGTCGGCGTCCGTCGTCAGAATTGTCGGTGCTCCTCCCGCCGCACGAACGGCGCGGACAACGTCCGTTCGCATCGCCCGTGCGAACGCTCGGCGCTCGTCTTCGTCAAGTACGCCAGCTAGCCGACTCTTCGGGTCACGGGTCGTGTACGGGATGACGACTTGCATAAAAAAGCTGGGCGTGCTGGCGACTTAGCCCAGTTTGTCGTAACCGCTCTGCTGGGAGCGCCAGTAGAAGACACCACCGACCACGACGGCGATGGCGAGAAGGCCACCGGCCGCGTAGATGAGCATCTGTTGCGTCTGGCTGGACTGCTCGGCCTGCTGTGCCTTCGTCTGCGCTTCGTTCGCCAGTTCCGTCGCGAGTTCGAAGTTACCGTTCTCGAACGCGCTGACGGCGTTATCGAACGACGCTTGCGCTTCGTCGGAGTTCACTCCCTCGACGGCGGCTTTCGACTCGTCAAGGGCGTCGCGTGCGCTCTGACTTTCCTCGGTGTAGTGGTGCGTCGTCCACGTCTCGATATCGTTCGAGGAGCCACCTTCACGCGTCTGCTGAAGATGGATAACGTCGAACGTCTGTGCGGGATCGTACTTGTACGAGTCAACGCTCGGCGCGGTGCCGGCGACGCGAATCTCGACTTTGCTCGTCCCGTCGTCCGCGGCGACTGTTGCACCGCTGAAGTTCTGCCCGTCGAACGACTCCTGGTTTATCTTCGCACCAGTCTGGTCGTAGTACGTGACGGTCCACGTCACGTCCGTCAGTTCAGTCGAACCGGCGAGCGTCCACGACTCCAGTTGCGGGTTTTTGTACAGTTCGTTTAGTGTCACCGATGTGGTGACTTTCGATTCGACCTGCGCGTCGCTAGGCACGTCCTCCTCCCCGACCGAGACAGCGGCTACCGGAGCCGCCAAGGCCGTGAGGACGACGAGACAGGCGAGCGCGAGCTTAGAAAAGCGACTCCAACTCGTCTTCGTCATCGTTGACTAGGTTCTCCAAATTCTGTTCACTCTCCTGTTGAATCTCGTCGATGTTTTCTTGCGCTTCGATAGCCACTTGCTGAAGCTCCTTGATCCGGGGCACGTTTGTAACTCCCGAAAGGAGGATGACGGACGCGACCTTTCCGGAGTTCCGAATGGGGTAGTCCCCACCGCGGACTTCCATACTGCCGGTCTGCTCCTCGATCCACTTCCGGCCGCGCTCTATTCCTTTCCGGTTGAGATGCTCCGGCGGTCCAGCCAGCACGAGCAACGCACGTTCGGTCCCTTCGATCTCACACGGAAGCGTGAGACGGCCCAGAGCGGCCTTACGGACCAGCGACGTGATGCGGTTGGTCGTGTGGGCAGTGTCTATCTGGTCGTCCTCGTCGCCCCCTGTGATGCGCGAGAGGAGACCACCGCTCGAACTCTTCTCTTCGACGGTTTCGGAGGCGTATCCGACTGTGGAAACGCCACCACCGGCGAGCGTGTTGATGATTTCCGAGGAGTCAACAACGCTCTCTGCGACTTCGCCCCCCTGTTCGACTTCGCCGGCGCCGAAGAGGACACCAAAGCGAGTGACGATCTCTTCGTTGATCTCGTCGTACCCGCCTTGGACGGACTCTCCGGTCTTCCGCCAGGCGTCGTTGTCGAACACCATGAGGTTGTCAACCTCTCGGACGAACGTCTGGAACGACCGCGCAGCGTTGAGCGTGTAGATGCCACCCTCGTCACCGCCCGGCAGGACGCCGAGTCCGTAGACTGGCTCTGTGTAGATTCGCTTCAAGTGTTTCGCTAATACGGGTGCGCCACCGCTGCCGGTGCCGCCGCCGAGTCCAGAGACAACGAGGAAGGCGTCCACTTCGTGGACGGGGATGCTGTCGATAGCCCCCTGTACTTCGTCGATATCTTCCTCGGCGATTTCAGCTCCGAGTTCATTGTCGGCACCGACCCCGTGACCTTTCACGCGAGACTGCCCGATCAGGACGCGCTGGTCCTGCGGGATATGCTCAAGGCCCATCAGGTCGGCCTTCGCCGAGTTGACTGCGACGGCGGCACGGACGATACCAGAACCGTGTCGCTGGTCGTATTCGACGAATTTATCGACTATTTTTCCCCCGGCCTGCCCGAATCCGATCATTGCGAGTTTCATCGTTTGTTCGGTCCCCTCGCCATTGAGTATACTCCAACACGAAAGCGAACATAAACCTTGTGATGGGGTTATATCTGCGAAATGATACAATAATTCCGTAAATCGACAGACGTAACTCCCCCGTTAACCGTGCATTAGACCACTTCGGATATTTCTCCGAAAACTGAATATCTCTTTTTATATAATATTTCGAGGCATTTAACTATGAATATGTGGCAATATTTTCCTATTTATCTCTGATGTGGCTGTTGTTGAGGTACGCCCGCAGCGTGGTCAATTCTCCAGTTCCGTAGCCAAACGCCTCGATATCGTTGTCGTCTGTTACGTTGTCGAACTTCAGTGACCGGTACTGATCGGTACCCATCGGGACCCCCGGAATCGCACCGCCGATGGTGAGGCCCACTTTCGCCAGTCCCATCGGAATCGGGACTATCGTCGTCGACCGGCCGTTCGATTTGTGTATCATCTTCGCTATCTCTGCGAGGGTGAGTTTGTCCGGACCGCCGATTTCGTATCTCTCTCCGATGTGTGCGTCGTCCTCGATGGCATCCGCCATCATTCCGACGACATCATCGACATAGAGCGGTTGGAACCGGGTTTTGCCGCCGCCGGGGAGTGCACTGACGTACGGCGGTGCGAGCAGTTTCGTAAAGGAGACGAACTCACCACCGTCACCGAAGATGACTGACGGGCGGAAGATTGTCCAGTCGAGAACTGACTCGGTGACGATCTGTTCTGCCTCCCCTTTCGCACGGATGTACGCCGTCGGTCCGTCCGGGTCTGCACCGAGGGCACTCATCTGAACGAACCGGTCCACCTCGTGTTTCTCGGCCGCCCGCACGACGTTCTCGGTACCGTGTCGGTGAACTTTGTCGTGCATCTCGTTGCCGCCGCTGGGTTTGAACAACGGCGACAGTGCAACAAGGTTGTAGACGGCGTCCATCCCCTCGAAGGCGTCTTTGATGGAGTCGTACACGGTGACGTTCCCCATCGTCTTGTTTACCCCCTTCGGCAACTCGTCGCTACTGGGACTTCGCGAGAGGGCCGTCACTTCGTGGCCCCGTTCTTTCAGCTCACGGCACAGGTTCGTTCCCACGAAACCGCTTCCGCCGACCACGAGAACTTTCATCGTATACACTTGTCGTGGAATCGACGTAAATGTACCCCCGTCAGTGGTTCTGTCTCCCGATTTGCGGCCTGATTCGGCGTGCGAGCGACCGACGATTCGGCCAGCGGACGCCGCGCCCGACCCGAGTCGTTTTACTCCCCTGCCCGTTCACCTCGAATCATGCTCATCACGCTTGAGGGGTTAGATGGAAGCGGAAAGACCACCGCGTGGGAGGCGTTACACGACGTCTACCCGGACGCGGTGTTCACGCGCGAACCCACCGAGTCGTGGTACGGTGACGCCGTCTACCGGTCGATGTCCGACGAGGACGCCGATTCCCTCGCGGAACTGTTCTTGTTCACGGCGGATCACGCCGACCACCTCTCTCGGGTCGTCCGGCCGGCACTTGCGGACGACAAGCTGGTCATCTCCGACCGCTACTCCGACTCCCGGTTTGCCTATCAGGCGGCGACGCTGGAAGACGCTGACCTCCGCCGCCCGCTGGACTACATTCGTGGCATCCACGCCGCCTTTTCTCGGCCGCCGGATGCAACAATCTTCCTCGACGTGGACCCCGAGACGGCCGCTGCGCGGGCGGGAGCGACGAACAAGTTCGAACGCGCCTCGTATCTACGGGAAGTCAAAGCGAACTACGAGCGGCTTATCGACGCCGAACCGGAGCGGTTCGTCCGTATCGACGCGACCCAACCACCCGAAGACGTGGTTGAGATGGTCGAGCGGAGCGTCGAACGGCTTCTCAGCGAACACGAGCGGCGTTAGTTCTGCGTCTCGGGTAGTTCGTACTCTTCCGGCGGCGGAACGTACAGCGTGTCGATAGTGAACCCGAGTGCCAACGGCATCCCGATCATCACCCCGAACGCCGTCGTCGTGTCCCCGAGATCCGGTCCGATTTGGAGGATGCCCGAGAACACGAGCGTCGTCACGAAGAGGACCACCGGGATGAGCAACAGCGAGTAGATGACGTACCCCCACTGCGTTTTCAGTCGGATGCGGAAGAATCGGGTCATCACCGCCGCGATGAGGGTGTGAACGACCAGTACCACACCGAACAGCACGAGGTTGAGGACCGAAGCCATACTCGACGTAGGGGATCTGATGACTTTACACCCTCGGGTCCGTTCGACGCGCGGTCGGGTTGTTGCCGGAAACCTGCACAGTGAATCGTGGACGTTTATGATGGACCCCATTGAGAAGGCGGACATGCACCGACTCATCGGTGAGCGGTCTCTCGACGACTCGTGGCTGGACGAGGAAGACGCGCGCGCGGTCTTCCGCGATATGATTCGAACACGGCGGTTCGACGAGCGTGCCCTCGCACTCCAGCGCCGCGGGTGGATGAGTGGCTATCCACCGTTCCTCGGACAGGAAGCCTCGCAAGTGGGCGCTGCCCACGCGATGCGCGAGGACGATATGCTGTTCCCAACGTACCGTTCGAACGCCCTTCAGATCGCCCGTGGCGTTCCAATGAGCGATATTCTGGCGTTCCGCCGCGGCCGCGCCGAGTATCTTTCGGACCACGATATCCCTGTCTTCCCGCAGGCGGTGCCCATTGCCACGCAGATTCCGCTGGCGACGGGCGCGGGGATGGCGGCCAACTATTCCGACGACGACCACGCGATTCTCGTCTGCTTCGGTGACGGCGCGACGTCCGAAGGCGATTTCCACGAAGGGCTGAACTTCGCGGGCGTCTTCGACGCGCCGGTGGTGTTCTTCTGTGAGAACAACGCGTGGGCCATCTCGCTGCCGCGGGATCGACAGACGGCCAGCGACTCCATCGCTGTCAAAGCTGAGGCGTACGGATTCGAGGGCGTGCAGGTGGACGGCAACGATCCTCTCGCAGTCCGCGAGACGGTTTCAGAGGCTCTCTCGGATGCCCGTGACGGCAATCCGATCCTCGTGGAGAGTCTCACCTACCGGCAAGGTGCGCACACGACTGCCGATGATCCGAGTGCGTACCGCGACGGTGATCCGGACCTGCCCGAGTGGCGCGTCCGCGACCCGGTCGAACGCTACGAGGAGTACCTGCGCGAAGAGGGCATCATAGACGACGCGTTCGTCGAGTCCGTCCGTGAGGACGTTGAGGACGAACTGAAAGAGGCGGTCGAACGCGTCGAGGAACTTCCGGATGCAGACACCGACGACGTGTTCGAACACGCGTACGAGACGCTCCCGCCGGAACTCGTCGAGCAACGCGAGGAGATGCGGGACTTCCTCACCCGACACGACCCGAACGAAGTGGAGTACTGAGAACTGTCATCGGCGTTTCGACCGCTACGAGGGGAAGACGCTTCCTTCGTCGCCACCGTACTCGATGTCCGCAACCGAGTACAGATACCAGTCGCCGGCCGCCAACCCGAGAAGGAATGAGACGACACCGAGGCGCACGCCCGGTGACCCAGCGAGCGTGAGCCACAGGAGCGACAGCGAGAACGAAAGTGAGAACGTAAAGCGGACGCCGCGGTGGGTCAACGCTTCGGTGGCTCGGCGGGAACTCTTCCCGAGTGCGAAGTACGCACCGAACGGAACCGGTACCAACGACGCCGCTACCAGCGTCCGTGCGGTCATCAGCGGCAGTTCAGCGGGGAGGTTGCCGAAGATGAAGAACGCGACGGCTCCGAGAAGACCGGTCCAGCTTTCTGCTTTCAAGGACGGACGGAGAGGCTGGGAGACGGAGGGCATTTCAAAAGCGTCCTGCTCACCGACACTTAACGGTGTTCTCTTACCGTCAGTCGTCCATCGATATGTACGTCTTCGTGTCTGTGACCCCCTCTAATCCCTGAATCTTACTTGATGCCGTCTGGAGGACGTTGTACACCTCTTCTGCGTCCACTTCAGCGATAACGTCGTACGCGCCCGCGACGATGTGCGCCTCCGTTACCGTCTCTAACTCCCGAATCGGTGCAAGGAGTCTCTCTGACTCGCCCGCCCCGGTTTTGACCATAACGAATGCATGTACCATGTTACACAGGAACACTTGTTGCGACAAAGCGTTTGCGCTGCCTGCGGGGGAAGCTTATTCATCTCAGGCAGTGTATGACTCTACCATGCGGTTCGTTATCATTGGTGGAGGACGTGTCGGGCTTCGAACGGCCCGCGTTCTCCGAGACGAAGAGCACGAGGTGACCATCGTCGAGTTGGATACAGATCGAATCGAGCGCGCTCGTGAGGCCGGGTTCGAGGTGATCGACGGCGACGGGTCACGCGAGGAGACGCTCGAACGCGCGGGTGTCGCAGACGCCGATGCGATTGGCGCGCTCACGGGGGATTTGAACGTCAACTTCGCCGCGTGTTCGATCGGGAAACACCACGGGCTACGGACGGTGCTTCGGGTGGACGAAGACTACCGCGACGAGGTGTACAAAAAGTACGCCGAGGAGGTTGATGAAGTGGTTTACCCCGAGCGACTCGGGGCTATCGGCGCGAAAAACGCGCTCCTTGGCGGGTCGATTCGTGCGATTGCGGATATCGCGCAGAATCTTCAGGTCGTCCTCATGACCGTGACCGACGAGTCACCGATGCGCGGATACTCCATCGAGGAGGTTGCGCTTCCGGGACAGGCCCGAATTCTCGCATTCGGCAAGGCGGGCGAACAGATGGGGATCCCGATGCGGGACGACTCGTTAGAGACCGGTGATAGACTGGCTGTCTTGGCCGACTTCGACGTACTGGGTAACGTTCGGCAACTCATCGTCGGCGACGAAGTTACCGCCACCGCAGGGGGTGTCTGAGATGGTTACCGCCTACGTGATGGTGAAGGCTTCCACGGGCGACGTGGACCGACTGAAAGAGTCAATGTTGAATCTCGACGATGGCGTCAAAAGCGTCAGCATCGTTGCTGGCGATGTTGATTTCATCGTCAAGGCCGACGTAGAAAGTCCGGCCGAGGTGAAAACCATCGCGGCATCGATCCACGAGATGTCCGGTATCGAGCGAACGCAGACCTACATTGCGATGGACTGAGGGACCGTCAGAGTGGCGGGCCTTCGCTGTTGGCCGTATCCGTCGCGCGCTGAAGAAGTGTCGAGACTGGCTTGGTGTACTCGTACCCCGGGATGACTCCTTGGACGTAGGTTCCTTCGACGTAATCGATGATCGCCCCGGCGTCTTCGACCCCCCGCCGTTCGTTGATATCCGCGAACGACGTGCTGACGACGACAGCGTTCTCGTCGCGCGATACCTCGACATCGAAGTCGTGTTCCGCCTTCGTGACGCTGCCGATATCTTCGACTCGCAACTCGAACGTCTCGTACCAGCCGTCTTCAACGACGGGCGCAACGTCGTCCTCGACCGCGGCGTTGAGCATCGGGACGCGAACGGTCACCTCGAACGTGATTTCTCCGTCGTCCTCTGCGGCGGTAACTCGACCGTCGAACACTGTCGTCGTCCACTCGAACGTCGAATCGTCTCGTTGCTCGAAGGAATCGTGGTCGCGGAAGGCACGTCGCGCCCGTTCGGGTACGTCACTCATCGCTCACAGGCAGGACCTGGCGGAACAAAAGCCCCTCGTGTCTCCTATTGACTGATCGTTGAGCTATTTCGTCGCAAAAACGCCTCCCGTAAGCGGAGACTTTCAGAACGTGCGGCACGCTTAAGTGGTTGCCAGCCATCAAACCAAGTGACGCTTCGCTTTGGAGGGCCGAAGCGTCAGCGGGGACCAATTCAGGGCGGCAGCATCCGTCCGGGCCGCTCCCGAACGGATGCTACCTTTTCCCAAAATACTACATCTGACAGTTATTACTCGGTCAGCTATTGTCCAATTAGTTATCTCTGAGTTTCCCGAGAGACCGGCGCGTCCGCTGATGTCGCTGCCGAAACCCTGTCTGAAAAAGATCTGTTTGTCGCCGTCTCGATTATCGCCGTCAGTCGTGGTGTTCGTCGCCCTCTTGATTGCCGCCGTCAGTCGTGGCGTTCGCCGCCTCGGAGTCAGCACTCTCGTCTGCCCTGTCCGCCTCATCTACCGCCTCCGTTTTTGACTCCGAGTCGTCGGTCGCCTCGTCTCTCGGATCCGTTTCTGGCGTTGTACCGCCCGTCTCCTCATCTATCGCGTTCGTCTCCGATTCCGCCTCGTCTGTCTCAGAGCCACCGTTTTCGTCCGTCTGGCGCTCCGAGTCGTCCGTCTCAGGCGTCGTCTCCGCTGCGGACGTATCCACCGCATCAGTCTCGCTCCCATGGTCGCCATCCGCCGACAGTACGTCGTCGCTCACGGTGAACGTCTCGACGCGTTCAGCCAAGACTTGCGTCTGTTCGGCTAACTCGTCTACCTCGTCGGCGACGGTTTCGAGCGAGGCCGTCTGTTGCTGTGCTGCGGCGGCGACCTGCTCGGACTCGCTGTGCGTCTGCGCGGCG
It contains:
- a CDS encoding tubulin/FtsZ family protein, coding for MKLAMIGFGQAGGKIVDKFVEYDQRHGSGIVRAAVAVNSAKADLMGLEHIPQDQRVLIGQSRVKGHGVGADNELGAEIAEEDIDEVQGAIDSIPVHEVDAFLVVSGLGGGTGSGGAPVLAKHLKRIYTEPVYGLGVLPGGDEGGIYTLNAARSFQTFVREVDNLMVFDNDAWRKTGESVQGGYDEINEEIVTRFGVLFGAGEVEQGGEVAESVVDSSEIINTLAGGGVSTVGYASETVEEKSSSGGLLSRITGGDEDDQIDTAHTTNRITSLVRKAALGRLTLPCEIEGTERALLVLAGPPEHLNRKGIERGRKWIEEQTGSMEVRGGDYPIRNSGKVASVILLSGVTNVPRIKELQQVAIEAQENIDEIQQESEQNLENLVNDDEDELESLF
- the cofH gene encoding 7,8-didemethyl-8-hydroxy-5-deazariboflavin synthase subunit CofH, giving the protein MSDRSATGLDRSFEHVPDTDQSFENALAKARAGDRLTVADGVELMTTGTDCDGIDPVRKEQVLEAADRRRAEMVGDDVTFVANLNNNVTTACNTGCLFCNFKNTAHQFESEYEGDHTGFTKTPAESRAVVEDALDTGIYEVTSVSGLHPAFVLNEDHREILESYENPYAEVDYKPPEAYDKDPGTYVEQMRAMSVGGVHLHSMTPEEAYHARRGTDWSYEEVYRELKDAGLDSAPGTAAEILVPEVREVICPGKISTAEWVEGMEGAIAAGLDVTATIMYGHVENAAHRVMHLKVIRDLQDRTDGITEFVPLSFVYQNTPLYERGLVTEGAADAEDELMIAVSRLFLDNIDNIQSSWVKFGNAKSLKLLNCGANDFMGTILSEEITKRAGGGYGEYRSFDDYVEMISAIGRPAVERSTDYRQRRRIAPDDAPHGPMLGPRADGTPMLAGCESDGGEPAPADD
- the cofC gene encoding 2-phospho-L-lactate guanylyltransferase, which codes for MQVVIPYTTRDPKSRLAGVLDEDERRAFARAMRTDVVRAVRAAGGAPTILTTDADDIDDVDAPVIGDDRALTPAVNAVLDDATSDVSVVMADLALVTPDALRRLFESEGEVVIAPGRGGGTNALVVRHPDFRVDYHGASYRDHQAIADDAGLSVTVIDSMRLATDVDEPADLAEVLLHGAGNARTWLEDAGFELEVTDGRVGVTRSD
- a CDS encoding complex I NDUFA9 subunit family protein; the protein is MKVLVVGGSGFVGTNLCRELKERGHEVTALSRSPSSDELPKGVNKTMGNVTVYDSIKDAFEGMDAVYNLVALSPLFKPSGGNEMHDKVHRHGTENVVRAAEKHEVDRFVQMSALGADPDGPTAYIRAKGEAEQIVTESVLDWTIFRPSVIFGDGGEFVSFTKLLAPPYVSALPGGGKTRFQPLYVDDVVGMMADAIEDDAHIGERYEIGGPDKLTLAEIAKMIHKSNGRSTTIVPIPMGLAKVGLTIGGAIPGVPMGTDQYRSLKFDNVTDDNDIEAFGYGTGELTTLRAYLNNSHIRDK
- a CDS encoding class I SAM-dependent methyltransferase, with the translated sequence MFQNTRQPDWDWWEALWPEPKAVLKTVGIDSGQSVADVGSGNGYFTLPLAELVDGEPVYAIDINDELLGELAEAAAERQCQNIDCIHGDARNLPELLPEPVDTVLVANTFHGVEKQVEFARQARELLRPDGQFVVVNWHDMPKSETTVANEPRGPPESLRMAAEETRDVLRKVFGSVEQRDVPPYHYAVIGTRS
- the cofG gene encoding 7,8-didemethyl-8-hydroxy-5-deazariboflavin synthase subunit CofG, with product MFPAADEYDVRITPDDDAVERLLAVTPDDVSPASELTFSRNVFLPLTTACRYTCTYCTYYDVPGEATLMSPEDVRETLRVGADAGCTEALFTFGDEPDDRYTAIHEQLSEWGYDDILAYLRDCCEMAMEEGLLAHSNPGDLTESAFERLAPVNASMGVMLETTADVRAHSGGRRKTPGQRLNTIRAAGKVGVPFTTGLLIGIGETWRDRAESLLAIRELHERYDHIQEVIIQNVVPNERSSFDQPSVETMRRAVAMARVALPDEVSVQVPPNLSPTRELLDCGVDDLGGVSPVTDDYVNPDYKWPALQELRDIADKGDVPLYERLPVYERYLPERYRRDDFDGVETDREWLSDRVRAAIDADNVHGKRYRGVARRDGPLTVGSAD